The Syngnathus scovelli strain Florida chromosome 13, RoL_Ssco_1.2, whole genome shotgun sequence genome has a window encoding:
- the hwa gene encoding protein huluwa produces MSQPGQSTPPSPNLSEGYPVVSLTLVVLLLIPAVIVLLLLNCLFLGYKLFRLSKARPRPPRRKDAQDFLLLESALPRRTPDMEGFSTRRPYMSLSEPVLPQPPVTSSRASSSGRQHGIWPLRPGSGSLRAPSSIRAARPSLGEWCHSAPVLPQSSESEADNLVPPNSPMSVYKEVEHMAGIHRSSTYRMLTELSPDALHRLDQAHMECRSYLHPPSEGSCPNTLMACSGLDSDFGASAGISLRILSEDSDGLSNGVLASALEWDYYDYYVKQNNVPKHKHHRPAMHTKQYWV; encoded by the exons ATGTCGCAACCAGGTCAGAGCACACCACCCAGCCCCAACTTGAGCGAGGGTTACCCGGTGGTCAGCCTCACCCTGGTGGTCCTGCTGCTCATCCCGGCTGTAATCGTGCTGCTCCTGCTCAACTGCCTCTTCCTGGGCTACAAACTGTTCCGCCTCTCCAAAGCGAGGCCGCGGCCGCCTCGCCGGAAGGACGCGCAGGACTTCCTGCTTCTGGAGTCCGCGTTGCCTCGGAGGACACCTGACATGGAGGGCTTCTCCACGCGGAGGCCGTACATGTCGCTGTCCGAGCCCGTCCTGCCACAGCCGCCGGTCACTTCCTCCAGGGCGTCTTCGTCCGGTAGGCAGCACGGGATCTGGCCGCTGAGGCCGGGATCCGGTTCCTTGAGGGCGCCCAGCAGCATCCGGGCGGCGAGACCCAGTCTGGGCGAGTGGTGTCACAGCGCGCCGGTGTTGCCACAGTCCAGCGAATCAGAGGCCGACAACCTCGTACCGCCCAACTCTCCCATG AGCGTTTACAAGGAAGTGGAACACATGGCCGGCATCCATCGGAGTAGCACCTACAGGATGCTGACTGAGCTGAGCCCGGATGCTCTACACCGGTTGGACCAAGCACACATGGAATGCCGGTCTTACCTCCACCCACCCTCGGAGGGCTCCTGTCCCAACACACTGATGGCTTGCTCGGGACTGGACAGCGACTTTGGTGCCAGTGCAG GCATCTCCCTGCGGATTTTGTCAGAGGACAGCGACGGCTTGTCCAACGGCGTGCTGGCGTCAGCGTTGGAGTGGGACTATTACGACTATTACGTCAAGCAGAACAACGTGCCCAAACACAAACACCATCGGCCGGCCATGCACACCAAACAGTACTGGGTGTAA
- the LOC125979572 gene encoding dnaJ homolog subfamily B member 5, with amino-acid sequence MVLIWTQFGVKHKNVNVKCKVRVMHRGDSSGSASSAEGTKSEPDTPCLSIKPSAGKDFYKVLGVAPESNEDEIKKAYRKMALKFHPDKNSEADAEDRFKEIAEAYEVLTDPVKKSIYDQFGEEGLKSGMSAAGQGNTFRNHFPTDPHATFSSFFHGSDHFDIFFGHDCDDDELFNPFHRFPFSHVGASGDGLRRGVRRPRAKALVRELLVSLEDVMHGCTKHVKITRSRLGPDGRSLWTEDKVLNVVVKKGWKAGTKITFPREGDETPNSTPADVTFVLCDAEHPQYKRNGSNIIYTASITLKEALCGCTVNVPTLDNRLMPLPCSDVIRPGAVRRLRGEGLPVARSPSRRGDLVVEFQVTFPDRIPPQSREIIKHSLGQC; translated from the exons ATGGTTCTCATCTGGACACAGTTTGGAGTCAAGCACAAAAATGTCAACGTCAAGTGCAAAGTTCGGGTGATGCACAGAGGAGACAGCTCGGGATCAGCTTCATCCGCg gaaggaaccAAGTCTGAGCCGGACACGCCCTGCCTGTCCATCAAGCCCAGCGCCGGCAAGGACTTCTACAAAGTACTGGGCGTGGCGCCCGAGTCCAACGAAGACGAGATCAAGAAGGCCTACCGCAAGATGGCGCTCAAGTTCCACCCGGACAAAAATAGCGAGGCCGACGCCGAAGACCGCTTCAAGGAAATCGCAGAGGCCTACGAAGTTCTGACCGATCCCGTGAAGAAGAGCATCTACGACCAGTTTGGGGAGGAAG GTCTCAAGAGTGGCATGTCAGCAGCGGGCCAAGGCAACACTTTCCGCAACCACTTCCCCACCGACCCGCACGCCACATTCTCCTCCTTCTTCCACGGCTCCGACCACTTTGACATCTTCTTCGGTCACGACTGCGACGACGACGAGCTCTTCAACCCCTTCCACCGCTTCCCCTTCAGCCACGTGGGCGCTAGCGGCGACGGCCTGAGGCGGGGCGTGCGACGCCCCCGAGCCAAAGCCCTGGTACGCGAGTTGCTGGTCAGCCTAGAAGACGTGATGCACGGCTGCACCAAGCACGTCAAGATCACCCGTAGCCGCCTCGGTCCAGACGGCCGCAGCCTGTGGACCGAAGACAAGGTGCTGAACGTGGTGGTGAAGAAAGGCTGGAAGGCGGGCACCAAGATCACCTTCCCCCGGGAGGGCGACGAGACACCCAACAGCACACCCGCCGACGTCACCTTCGTTCTATGTGACGCCGAGCACCCGCAGTACAAGAGAAACGGCTCCAACATCATCTACACGGCCAGCATCACCCTCAAAGAG GCCCTTTGCGGCTGCACAGTCAACGTTCCCACGCTGGACAACCGCCTCATGCCCCTGCCGTGCAGTGATGTCATCAGACCGGGCGCGGTCCGGCGCCTTCGCGGCGAGGGCCTGCCCGTCGCCCGCAGCCCATCGCGGCGCGGCGACCTAGTGGTGGAATTCCAAGTGACCTTTCCCGACAGGATCCCACCACAGTCTCGGGAAATCATCAAGCACAGTCTGGGCCAGTGCTAG
- the thbs4b gene encoding thrombospondin-4-B gives MQQQHQQQQVGPLSPASIRHLRAQSWTRDADNMGRWSAAIVASQLLLQLCTYVTSQALVYDLLTSPDCLPDLLQGGLVEQGVNEAFILASFKLQPKTGTTVFGLYNPRDNSKYFEFTVMGKLNKGVLRYLRTDKRTSSVTFNNLVLADGNVHKLLFHLRGLQQPGGPIGVEVHLDCKLVETVRDLPAAFQGLPPGYGMVELKTMLNKDQEGLHELKLVVGDTFENVASLQDCHFQQRDSVQTLGVNTKQLSNQMMELTKVINELKDILIQQVKETSFLTNTISECQACGLGGTEVVKPRCGPGVCFRDGMCRETADGVECGPCPDGYTGDGFNCDDVDECQFNPCFPGVKCVNTAPGFRCDACPLGYTGLPVEGVGALFAQTNKQVCDDIDECKGPNNGGCAANSICQNSEGSYHCGTCKTGFTGDQVKGCKPEISCGNSLTNPCDVNAQCVTERDGSISCQCGIGWAGNGYLCGKDTDIDGYPDEKLKCKDSSCKKDNCLFVPNSGQEDADRDGQGDACDDDADGDGIPNEQDNCWLKPNVDQRNSDKDTHGDACDNCRLVENPDQRDTDNDGKGDACDDDMDGDGLKNFLDNCQLIKNRDQLDRDGDGVGDACDSCPDIPNPNQSDVDHDLVGDSCDTNQDSDGDGHQDTKDNCPFVINSSQLDTDKDGIGDECDDDDDNDGIPDLIPPGPDNCRLVPNPEQTDANNDGVGDICENDFDQDKIVDHIDNCPENAEVTLTDFRAFQTVVLDPEGDAQIDPNWVVLNQGMEIVQTMNSDPGLAVGYTAFSGVDFEGTFHVNTVTDDDYAGFIFGYQDSSSFYVVMWKQTEQTYWQATPFRAVAEPGIQLKAVKSQSGPGEHLRNSLWHTGDTNDQVRLLWKDPRNVGWKDKVSYRWYLQHRPQVGYIRARFYEGSELVADSGVTIDTTMRGGRLGVFCFSQENIIWSNLRYRCNDTIPEDFQEFSTQHGVDSL, from the exons ATGcaacaacaacatcaacaacaacaag TGGGACCCCTCTCACCAGCTTCCATCAGACACTTGCGAGCACAAAGTTGGACGCGGGACGCCGATAACATGGGCCGGTGGAGCGCTGCGATCGTGGCCTCGCAGCTTCTGCTGCAACTTTGCACGTACGTGACAAGCCAGGCTTTAG TGTACGATCTGCTCACTTCGCCCGACTGCCTGCCCGACCTGCTGCAGGGTGGCCTGGTGGAGCAGGGTGTCAACGAAGCCTTCATCCTAGCCTCCTTCAAACTGCAGCCCAAGACGGGCACTACCGTCTTTGGCTTGTACAACCCACGGGATAATAGCAAGTATTTTGAGTTCACCGTGATGGGCAAACTCAacaaag GCGTGTTGCGCTACCTGCGCACCGATAAGAGGACGAGCTCGGTgaccttcaacaatctggtgctGGCCGACGGCAACGTCCACAAACTGTTGTTCCACCTCAGGGGTCTTCAGCAGCCGGGCGGTCCGATTGGGGTGGAGGTGCATCTGGACTGCAAGCTGGTGGAGACGGTGCGGGATCTCCCCGCCGCTTTCCAGGGGTTGCCGCCCGGCTACGGCATGGTGGAGCTGAAGACTATGCTCAACAAAGATCAA GAAGGCTTACACGAGCTCAAGCTGGTGGTCGGCGACACCTTTGAGAATGTTGCGTCTTTGCAAGACTGCCATTTCCAGCAAAGAGACTCTGTGCAAACTCTGG GCGTCAACACCAAGCAGCTCTCCAATCAGATGATGGAGTTGACCAAGGTGATCAACGAGCTGAAAGACATCCTCATCCAGCAG GTGAAAGAGACGTCCTTCCTCACCAACACCATCTCTGAGTGTCAGGCTTGCG GTCTGGGCGGAACCGAAGTGGTGAAACCCAGGTGCGGCCCGGGCGTGTGTTTCCGCGACGGCATGTGCCGGGAGACGGCGGACGGCGTGGAATGCGGACCTTGTCCCGACGGCTACACGGGAGACGGCTTCAACTGCGACGACGTGGACGAG TGCCAGTTCAACCCTTGCTTCCCGGGAGTCAAGTGTGTGAACACAGCGCCCGGTTTCCGTTGCGACGCCTGCCCGCTGGGCTACACCGGCCTGCCTGTAGAGGGCGTAGGAGCGCTGTTCGCCCAGACCAACAAACAG gtgTGTGACGACATCGACGAATGCAAAGGACCAAACAATGGCGGCTGCGCGGCCAATTCCATCTGTCAAAACTCAGAG GGCTCGTACCACTGCGGCACCTGCAAGACGGGCTTCACGGGCGACCAGGTGAAAGGCTGCAAGCCCGAGATCAGCTGCGGCAACAGCCTGACCAACCCTTGTGACGTCAACGCGCAGTGCGTGACCGAAAGGGACGGATCCATCTCCTGCCAG TGTGGAATCGGCTGGGCCGGAAACGGATACCTGTGCGGCAAAGACACTGACATTGACGGATATCCTGACGAGAAGCTCAAGTGTAAGGACTCCAGCTGTAAGAAG GACAACTGCCTCTTTGTTCCAAACTCGGGCCAAGAGGACGCCGATCGAGACGGGCAGGGAGACGCCTGCGACGACGACGCAGACGGTGACGGCATTCCCAACGAGCAA GACAACTGCTGGTTGAAGCCCAACGTGGACCAGAGGAACAGCGACAAGGACACGCATGGCGACGCGTGCGACAACTGCCGTCTGGTGGAGAATCCGGACCAGAGGGACACGGACAACGACGGCAAAGGCGATGCCTGCGATGACGATATGGACGGAGACG GCCTGAAGAACTTCCTGGACAATTGCCAGCTCATCAAGAACCGAGATCAGCTGGACCGCGATGGTGACGGCGTCGGAGACGCGTGCGACAGCTGCCCTGACATCCCCAACCCCAACCAG TCTGATGTTGACCATGACCTTGTGGGCGACTCGTGTGACACAAACCAGGACAG CGATGGCGACGGCCACCAGGACACCAAGGACAACTGCCCCTTCGTGATCAACAGCTCGCAACTGGACACCGACAAAGACGGCATCGGCGACGAGtgcgacgatgacgacgacaaCGACGGCATCCCGGATCTCATCCCGCCCGGACCGGACAACTGCAGGCTGGTTCCCAACCCCGAGCAAACCGATGCCAACA ATGACGGCGTGGGCGACATCTGCGAGAACGACTTTGACCAGGACAAAATTGTGGACCACATCGACAACTGCCCCGAAAACGCAGAGGTGACTCTGACCGACTTCAGGGCCTTCCAGACGGTGGTGCTGGACCCCGAAGGCGACGCTCAGATTGACCCCAACTGGGTGGTTCTCAACCAG GGAATGGAAATCGTTCAGACCATGAATAGCGACCCGGGTCTGGCTGTGG GTTACACGGCCTTCAGCGGCGTGGACTTTGAGGGGACGTTCCATGTCAACACGGTGACGGACGACGACTACGCCGGATTCATCTTCGGCTACCAGGACTCGTCGTCTTTCTACGTGGTCATGTGGAAGCAGACAGAGCAGACGTACTGGCAGGCCACGCCCTTCCGAGCCGTGGCCGAACCCGGCATACAGCTCAAG GCCGTGAAATCCCAATCTGGTCCCGGAGAGCATCTGAGGAACTCCCTGTGGCACACCGGAGACACCAACGACCAGGTACGCCTCCTGTGGAAGGACCCACGCAACGTGGGCTGGAAGGACAAAGTGTCCTACCGCTGGTACCTGCAGCACCGCCCGCAGGTTGGATACATCAG GGCCCGCTTCTACGAGGGGTCCGAACTGGTGGCTGACTCGGGCGTGACCATCGACACCACTATGAGGGGGGGCCGACTCGGCGTCTTCTGCTTCTCACAAGAAAACATCATCTGGTCCAACCTGAGATATCGCTGCAATG ATACCATCCCTGAGGACTTCCAAGAGTTCAGCACTCAGCACGGCGTTGACTCCCTCTAA
- the zgc:73226 gene encoding BCL2/adenovirus E1B 19 kDa protein-interacting protein 3 yields the protein MSGQQTPEDGLYGSWVELEELIATVRESPTEDNISSALQGELERILLEAQLECERNRDSPLQIGTPHSTDSPRPPSDPDSDCITIQEENDRRVDTDWVWDWSSRPENMPPKDFVFQHPKQHSLSLHKTEVMKKRSIFSSDVLFVLVPSLLASHLLTLGIGIYIGKRLATSTTSTL from the exons ATGTCCGGCCAGCAAACACCAGAGGACGGCCTCTACG GCTCCTGGGTGGAACTGGAGGAGTTGATTGCCACCGTAAGGGAGAGTCCGACGGAGGACAATATCTCGTCTGCCCTGCAGGGGGAGCTGGAGAGGATCCTGCTGGAGGCGCAGCTGGAATGCGAGAGGAATCGAGACAG TCCCCTGCAGATTGGGACCCCACATTCGACCGACTCCCCCAGACCCCCAAGTGATCCCGACAGTGACTGCATCACCATACAG GAAGAGAATGACAGGAGAGTGGACACTGATTGGGTGTGGGACTGGTCCAGCAGGCCTGAGAACATGCCACCCAA AGATTTCGTCTTTCAGCACCCAAAGCAGCACTCGCTCAGCCTTCACAAGACAGAGGTGATGAAGAAGAGAAGCATCTTCTCATCCGACGTGCTCTTCGTTCTCGTCCCCTCGCTGCTGGCCTCGCATCTCCTCACACTGGGCATCGG aATCTATATCGGAAAACGTTTGGCCACTTCCACAACTAGCACGCTGTGA